The Streptomyces hundungensis genome contains the following window.
GCGTACTCGACGATCTCGAAGGAGGCGCCGGTAGGAGTCACGCCGAGCCATTCCTTGACCGGGGTGCCCGTGTTGACGAGTTGCGCGGCCAGACGGTCACCGTCGAGGAGCAGCTCCTTGAGCTCCCAGCGGAGGTCCGGAACCGCGTCCACGTCATGCTCTTGAACCGCGATGAGGTCGTCCCGGGTAGCGGGCTCACCGTTCAGGGTGGTCCGGTCGTTGATGAACTCGTCCATGCCGTCGAACTTGTGGGCGTTGAGCGCCTCGATGTAGCGCAGGTAGAAAGCGCGCAGATCTGTGTCGGACACAAGGTGACCCTTCTGTGGGGCTGTTCCGGATGGGAACTGCGACGGGATGCTGATGACATGCGACGCCCTCGGCGGCTGAGGGAGGGGCATGGGGATTGGGCGGGAACTGCACTCTGGGCGACCCGCGCGGAGGAGGTCGTCCCGGGACACCTTGCTGCGGGGTTCTTACGAGCGCGGTGAAGCGCTGGCGAGTGCGCTGAGCACCCTCGGCCGGCATGGCTCGGGCAATCCATGCCAGGCGTGCTGCTGGAGAAGGTGGCCGTGGTCACCGGAGGGACCAGCGGGATCGGGCTGGCGGTCGCTCACCGCGAACCCCCTCAGTTGTGGAATGGATCGTCAAGAACGTAGGCGATAATGGACGATCGAGTCAAGAATGGATAGGTTGGGACCATGCCGAGACCACGCGCATTCGACGAACGCCAAGTCCTGGAGCGGGCCCGGGAACAGTTCTGGGCGACGGGCTATGCGGGAACCCGGATGGATGACATCGCCCAGGCGACCGGCCTGGGCAAGGGCAGCTTGTACGGCGCATTCGGCGACAAGGGCAAGCTGTTCCACCGCGTGTTCGACGACTGGTGCACCGCAGTCATTGAGGTGGCCGAAGCGCGGTTGGCGGGTGGCCCGGACGCGGAGGCCTTGGCCCGGCTGTCGGGATACGTGCACCTCATGGCGGAGAACACCGCCTCCGACACCGAGCGCCGCGGGTGCCTGTTGGCCAAGGGCGCGGCGGAACTGGCCCAGCACGATCCGGCGGTCGCCGGACGGTCGGCCGAGACCATGACGGCACTGCTGACCCTGCTGCGGACGGAGATCAGCGCCGCCCAGCGCCACGGCGACATCGATAGCGCTGCGGATCCGGAGCGGTTGGCGGCACTGCTGCTGACGGTGGTCCGCGGTATCGAGGCGGTAGGCAAGGCCGGCCTTGACCAGGAGACACTGCGGCACATTGCAGACACCGCACTGGCGGTCCTGCCCATGGCCGAGGGGCAGAAACGCCCAGCAGAGCCGATACGGGGCGAGAGGCGTACAGCCCTTCCCCGGCACGGCCCGGCCCGTTCCGCGCCCCGGTGAGTTCACTCCGTTCAAGCGGCTCCGTATCGCCCGAAGCACGCCTCGGCCGCCCAGCGGCGGCCGGCCACCCGGTGCTGCCGGTAGGGCAACTGCCGGGAGGCGGACTTCGGCCCTCGCCCAGTTGTGGACGCGCGGGCCGTGCGCGCCGTTGCCGCACGAGCGGCGCTTGTTACGCCACCGCCCGGACGCGCGTCACATCTGGAGGCACCTCACACCGCCCCGGCTTCAACGGCGTCCGCGCTTCCCGGGATCCGCCGGTGGATGTCCGCGAGCATGTTGCGCATCGCAAGGCGGAAGAGCTCAGTCTCGTGGTCCCCGAGGAACCCGGTGTGTCCGAACACCTCAAGGATGACCATGCCGTGCATGCGCCCCCATGCCTCCATGAGCAGGGCGACCGCGGGCGGCGGGAGGACTCCCGGCCCGTCCGGGGGCAGCTGGTCCAGGTAGGCCCGGAACTGGGGCGAGAGCGGGGGCATGTCGGCCGCCGCGAGCTGCTCCAGGCTGAAGCCGCCGAAGAGCTCACGCTGGAAGATCGTGCTCATCCGGCGGGCGGCCATGGTGGAGGCGCCGTCGGCCGGGGCCGCGTAGCCCCGCAGCGGTGTCCCGAACAGGAGCTTGAACCGCTCTGGATGGTTGACGGCCCAGCCCCGGTAGCCCTCGGCCGCGTCCAGCAGACGCGACACGAAGGGCCGGTCCGCCACCGGGTCCGCCGCAGTGCCCCCAACGCCCGCAGCCGAGTCGGCCGCCGAGTCGACGGCGGCCTGGACGGCGTCGAACAGATCCTCGTACCCCTTGGCGACGAGCATCGTGACGAGGGCATGCCGGTTGGGGAAGTAGTGGTAGAGCGCCTGCACGGTCATGCCGAGGCTGCGCGCGACGGCCCGCAGGGACAGCCCCTCAGGACCGTGCTCGGTGATGTGCAGTTCGGCGGCGTCCAGGATCTCCCGCACCGCTGTGGCCCGCCGCCGCTCCCGCAGCGTGGGCGGAGCAGATGAGGCGGATCGAGCAACCGGGACGGAGGGAGCAGACGGCGCGGACGCAGCCGGCGGCGCGGCGGTCTTCGGCCGTTCGGTTATGGGCATGGGTCCACCCTACGGTGCATCTCTGGCACCCGAACATAAACCGAGTGCCGTCAGGTAAACCGAGCACTGTCAGGTAGATCTCGCACTGCCAACTTCCACATGGTCTCCCCTAGCGTCGTCGCGTCCCCACAGACACATTGACCGCAAGGAGATTTGGCGTGTTCGAACGCAT
Protein-coding sequences here:
- a CDS encoding ester cyclase, giving the protein MSDTDLRAFYLRYIEALNAHKFDGMDEFINDRTTLNGEPATRDDLIAVQEHDVDAVPDLRWELKELLLDGDRLAAQLVNTGTPVKEWLGVTPTGASFEIVEYAIYQVRNGRFVHMTALHDAGALLWQMTG
- a CDS encoding TetR/AcrR family transcriptional regulator, producing the protein MPRPRAFDERQVLERAREQFWATGYAGTRMDDIAQATGLGKGSLYGAFGDKGKLFHRVFDDWCTAVIEVAEARLAGGPDAEALARLSGYVHLMAENTASDTERRGCLLAKGAAELAQHDPAVAGRSAETMTALLTLLRTEISAAQRHGDIDSAADPERLAALLLTVVRGIEAVGKAGLDQETLRHIADTALAVLPMAEGQKRPAEPIRGERRTALPRHGPARSAPR
- a CDS encoding TetR/AcrR family transcriptional regulator; amino-acid sequence: MPITERPKTAAPPAASAPSAPSVPVARSASSAPPTLRERRRATAVREILDAAELHITEHGPEGLSLRAVARSLGMTVQALYHYFPNRHALVTMLVAKGYEDLFDAVQAAVDSAADSAAGVGGTAADPVADRPFVSRLLDAAEGYRGWAVNHPERFKLLFGTPLRGYAAPADGASTMAARRMSTIFQRELFGGFSLEQLAAADMPPLSPQFRAYLDQLPPDGPGVLPPPAVALLMEAWGRMHGMVILEVFGHTGFLGDHETELFRLAMRNMLADIHRRIPGSADAVEAGAV